In a genomic window of Argonema galeatum A003/A1:
- a CDS encoding helix-turn-helix domain-containing protein, which translates to MASTEQFTQAANDWDLETLYADLASAKGKRLTPVEKLHLRALLSGYSPTELAEKLNKSVKGVGVDLCNTLYQYVKNLVGKSDEKIENWRNIYEWLEEAGYKTQSSGEYESNDCLPLEFLIKRANITIDKHKVIVDINLRIVASKASEILKVEEIDTNGKV; encoded by the coding sequence ATGGCATCTACTGAGCAGTTTACCCAAGCGGCAAATGATTGGGACTTAGAAACCCTATACGCAGACCTCGCATCTGCCAAGGGAAAGCGTCTGACACCAGTGGAGAAGCTGCACCTGCGGGCATTGCTTTCTGGCTACAGTCCCACTGAATTAGCTGAAAAGCTGAATAAGAGCGTCAAGGGAGTTGGTGTTGACCTCTGTAACACTTTGTATCAGTATGTTAAAAACCTTGTAGGTAAAAGCGATGAAAAGATAGAAAACTGGAGAAATATCTACGAATGGCTTGAAGAAGCAGGATATAAAACTCAATCGTCTGGTGAATATGAATCAAATGATTGTTTACCATTAGAATTTTTAATAAAAAGAGCGAATATAACTATTGATAAACATAAAGTAATAGTTGACATTAACTTGCGAATAGTAGCCTCCAAAGCTTCGGAAATTTTAAAGGTAGAAGAAATAGATACTAACGGTAAGGTTTGA
- a CDS encoding inorganic phosphate transporter produces the protein MIVLVALLAFYLAWNLGANDVANSMGTSVGSKAVTLRQALIIAGILEFTGAVLFGGEVSETLATEIVNPAIFASTPQTLLIGMISVLISCGLWLQIATSLGLPVSSTHAVVGAIAGFSWVAAGINSVDWSSIGTITIAWVLTPVVSGIVASSFYTIVKRFILDRPNPLQQLREWIPWLSAALLSVFGVIVLPSLTQPLQVFLTNRWGLTLPAHDIPLVIGALAAVSLSFVSWRQLESGGAGEQRSRGAEGQRGISTPQSPSANPIERQLGRFQVLSACFVAFAHGSNDVGNAIAPLAAIAYIRRTGSVPLADFSVPLWILVVGGLGIVAGLAVLGKNVIATVGENIIPLQPSGGFCAELATATTVLVASRLGLPVSTSHALVGGIIGIGLVQSWRSIRFSTLQSIAGAWVITIPITATLGAIIFVIARLLLLQLY, from the coding sequence ATGATAGTTTTAGTCGCCCTTCTCGCCTTCTACCTTGCCTGGAACTTGGGAGCAAACGACGTTGCCAACTCAATGGGAACGTCGGTAGGCTCCAAGGCTGTCACCCTGCGGCAAGCACTGATAATTGCTGGTATCTTAGAATTCACGGGTGCTGTACTATTTGGCGGTGAGGTATCCGAAACTCTAGCAACGGAAATTGTCAACCCAGCTATATTCGCTTCAACGCCGCAGACTTTACTAATCGGTATGATATCAGTACTGATATCCTGCGGTTTGTGGCTGCAAATTGCTACCAGTTTGGGGTTGCCAGTTTCCTCCACTCATGCTGTAGTAGGTGCGATCGCAGGCTTCAGTTGGGTTGCTGCTGGTATCAATTCTGTAGACTGGTCATCAATTGGCACAATTACGATCGCTTGGGTATTAACCCCCGTCGTCAGCGGTATCGTAGCATCATCTTTTTACACAATTGTCAAGCGTTTCATTCTCGATCGACCCAATCCCCTACAACAACTGCGAGAATGGATACCCTGGTTAAGTGCAGCATTGTTGAGCGTGTTTGGCGTCATTGTCCTACCGAGCCTAACTCAACCATTGCAGGTGTTTCTCACAAACCGCTGGGGACTGACTCTCCCAGCCCATGATATCCCCCTGGTAATTGGTGCTCTAGCTGCCGTTAGCCTCTCCTTTGTTAGTTGGCGACAGTTAGAGAGCGGGGGAGCGGGGGAGCAGAGGAGCAGAGGGGCAGAGGGGCAGAGGGGCATTTCTACTCCCCAATCACCGAGCGCCAATCCAATTGAGCGACAATTGGGAAGATTTCAAGTTCTCAGCGCCTGCTTTGTCGCCTTTGCTCACGGTTCCAACGATGTCGGAAATGCGATCGCTCCTCTAGCTGCGATCGCGTACATCCGCCGCACAGGTTCCGTTCCCTTAGCAGACTTCAGCGTACCCCTCTGGATTCTAGTAGTTGGTGGTTTGGGAATTGTCGCCGGATTAGCCGTTTTGGGCAAAAACGTTATCGCCACAGTGGGAGAAAATATCATTCCCCTCCAACCCAGCGGCGGTTTTTGCGCCGAACTGGCAACCGCCACCACCGTCTTAGTCGCTTCCCGACTCGGTTTGCCCGTCTCCACCTCTCACGCCCTCGTCGGCGGCATCATTGGCATCGGTTTAGTGCAAAGTTGGCGGTCTATACGTTTTAGCACATTGCAAAGCATTGCCGGGGCATGGGTCATCACCATTCCCATTACCGCCACCCTGGGCGCTATCATCTTTGTTATTGCTCGTTTGCTTCTCCTTCAGTTATATTGA
- a CDS encoding EamA family transporter, producing MVMGQPDNDMETQGGNNPQTAQDALNDLTEQLQSLQQNLIAQLNQEVTQLQSQKSSLSGEIEELRSQYRQVQSQEQIEQQQQWAQQLAQVLATHLQEQLRQQFDPSGTGADQPPSYDNANRLLLSLDATLSTTLKTLQQDISSYQSALSQQLGRMQTLEQQGEAILEALVSRIKVQLQQNIQPSTPTSPPRSPGHRSLPQSNDQQGSQQIPPVVPSVQPSPEPPATSVPTLPIGPNNFKTGLLLILLSSLTLSFQNVVTRVILKEQLIFGGIKLGGFITPSPGNSLLILAMRMIIVAPLMAFIIAPWRYPNTYRDIRQLGNPDQRGRLFSVVGSGFFLFLSQFFIYIALGNIPTGVATTIFFIYPTVTILLAWAIFRDKPTFLLILATISIYIGGFLTIPSLTTGAKGNYTLGAITAVTSGIAFAVYVILIKVSKLHPIPFSVVNFTTILFFSSLVLLVGSAVPGLAFTVKPTMWPELWVGALILTVTTLFGYLLNNFGVPMIGPALASVVGASGPALTVIMAFFIINEKLNHLQVLGVVLVTVWVLGISMENTKPKAPPAQPARK from the coding sequence ATGGTAATGGGGCAACCGGACAACGACATGGAAACTCAGGGTGGAAATAATCCACAAACAGCACAGGATGCGCTGAACGACTTGACCGAGCAACTGCAAAGTCTACAGCAAAATCTGATCGCGCAGTTGAATCAGGAGGTCACACAGCTACAATCCCAGAAATCCAGCCTATCTGGCGAGATCGAAGAGCTGCGATCGCAATATCGCCAGGTACAATCTCAAGAACAGATAGAGCAACAGCAACAATGGGCTCAGCAACTCGCCCAAGTACTCGCCACCCACCTCCAAGAGCAATTGCGGCAGCAGTTCGACCCGTCAGGTACTGGCGCTGACCAGCCTCCTAGCTACGATAACGCCAACCGCTTACTCTTATCCCTCGATGCCACACTCAGTACAACCTTAAAAACCCTCCAACAGGATATCAGCAGCTATCAAAGCGCCCTTTCCCAGCAGCTGGGCCGGATGCAAACTCTGGAACAGCAAGGAGAAGCGATTTTAGAGGCATTAGTCAGTCGCATCAAGGTTCAACTGCAACAAAATATTCAGCCTTCCACACCCACTTCGCCGCCAAGGAGTCCGGGACACCGTTCTTTACCACAGTCGAATGACCAGCAAGGTTCTCAACAAATTCCGCCTGTAGTCCCCAGCGTCCAACCATCGCCAGAGCCACCAGCGACTTCTGTTCCAACGCTACCGATCGGGCCAAATAACTTTAAAACCGGGTTGTTGCTGATTTTGCTTTCTTCTCTCACCCTCTCGTTCCAAAACGTGGTTACCAGGGTGATTTTGAAGGAGCAGTTAATTTTTGGAGGGATCAAACTGGGAGGATTTATTACTCCCAGTCCCGGAAACTCCCTGTTGATTTTGGCGATGCGGATGATAATTGTGGCACCGCTGATGGCTTTTATCATAGCGCCGTGGCGTTATCCAAATACATACCGCGATATCAGGCAACTTGGCAATCCGGATCAGCGCGGTCGGCTTTTCAGTGTAGTTGGAAGTGGCTTTTTTCTGTTCCTATCTCAATTTTTCATTTACATTGCACTGGGAAACATTCCTACAGGTGTTGCCACGACGATTTTCTTTATTTATCCCACGGTTACTATTCTGTTAGCTTGGGCAATTTTTCGGGATAAACCCACTTTTCTGCTCATCTTGGCAACGATCTCGATCTATATAGGCGGCTTTTTGACCATACCGAGCTTGACTACTGGTGCTAAAGGCAATTATACGCTCGGAGCAATAACAGCAGTAACATCAGGAATAGCTTTTGCAGTCTATGTAATTCTGATCAAAGTTAGTAAGCTTCATCCCATTCCTTTTAGTGTGGTGAACTTCACCACAATCTTGTTCTTTTCCAGCTTAGTTCTTCTGGTAGGATCGGCTGTACCGGGGCTCGCATTTACAGTTAAGCCGACGATGTGGCCGGAACTCTGGGTGGGAGCGTTAATTTTGACTGTAACTACCCTATTCGGCTATCTACTCAATAACTTTGGCGTGCCTATGATCGGCCCTGCCCTTGCCTCGGTTGTAGGAGCGAGTGGTCCTGCTCTAACAGTAATCATGGCTTTCTTTATCATCAATGAAAAGTTGAATCATCTTCAGGTACTTGGCGTTGTGTTAGTAACTGTGTGGGTACTTGGTATTAGTATGGAGAATACAAAGCCAAAAGCGCCACCCGCTCAACCTGCTAGGAAATAG
- a CDS encoding DUF433 domain-containing protein, giving the protein MQLEEYFNFLAPDDIRLKGSRIGIETILYEYIYRARTPEEIAQIYTSLTLDQVYATILYYLQNKEAVGKYIADWLEWGHQQRKAQALNPHPAVARLQKLRDEQEAIKKANNAQISNG; this is encoded by the coding sequence ATGCAATTAGAAGAGTATTTCAACTTCCTTGCACCTGATGATATTCGGCTGAAAGGTTCGCGGATAGGTATTGAAACTATTTTATACGAGTATATCTATCGCGCCCGTACTCCAGAGGAAATTGCTCAAATTTACACCTCTCTTACTCTAGATCAAGTCTATGCCACAATTCTTTATTACTTACAAAACAAAGAAGCAGTTGGCAAGTATATTGCTGACTGGCTAGAGTGGGGACACCAGCAACGTAAAGCTCAAGCATTAAACCCTCACCCAGCAGTTGCGCGATTACAGAAACTCAGAGACGAACAAGAAGCAATTAAAAAGGCAAATAATGCTCAAATATCTAATGGATGA
- a CDS encoding inositol monophosphatase family protein: MNRNTPEQLQIFLEIATEAALAAGGVLQSYLGKLEEIEEKGRPGDLLTAADKAAEATILEILRRHFPDHSILAEESGRLGENKSEYLWAIDPLDGTTNFAHQYPFFATSIGLLIDGIPQVGAIFDPFHNELFRAAKGLGATRNRRPISVSATSDLSKSLLVTGFAYDRRETADNNYAEFCHLTHLTQGVRRSGSASLDLAHVACGRLDGYWERGLSPWDIAAGVVVVLEAGGNVTAYDRSSLQIDSGRILATNGHIHHSLSSELMQVRPLSGWSNAVDSR, encoded by the coding sequence ATGAATCGCAATACGCCCGAACAACTGCAAATATTCCTGGAGATTGCCACCGAAGCCGCTCTGGCTGCCGGTGGAGTCCTACAATCCTATTTAGGTAAATTAGAAGAGATTGAAGAAAAAGGGCGTCCGGGGGATTTACTAACGGCAGCAGATAAAGCTGCCGAAGCCACCATCCTGGAAATTTTACGCCGCCACTTTCCCGACCATTCCATCCTGGCAGAAGAATCAGGGCGACTGGGAGAAAATAAAAGTGAATACCTCTGGGCGATCGATCCCCTAGATGGTACTACCAACTTCGCTCACCAGTACCCCTTTTTCGCTACCTCGATCGGACTTTTGATTGACGGAATTCCCCAAGTAGGTGCTATTTTCGATCCGTTTCACAACGAACTGTTTCGCGCCGCTAAAGGTTTGGGAGCAACGCGCAACCGTCGCCCCATCAGCGTTTCCGCAACATCCGATCTGAGCAAGAGCTTATTGGTTACAGGCTTTGCCTACGATCGCCGAGAGACAGCTGACAACAACTACGCCGAGTTTTGTCACCTCACTCATCTTACACAAGGCGTGCGGCGCAGCGGCTCAGCATCCCTCGATCTAGCCCATGTCGCTTGCGGTCGTCTTGATGGATACTGGGAAAGAGGACTTTCTCCTTGGGACATAGCCGCAGGAGTTGTAGTGGTGCTGGAGGCAGGCGGTAACGTAACCGCTTACGATCGCAGTTCCTTGCAAATTGATTCAGGCCGAATTCTTGCCACCAACGGTCATATTCATCACAGCCTCAGTAGCGAACTTATGCAGGTTCGTCCATTATCAGGTTGGAGTAATGCCGTAGATTCACGCTAG
- a CDS encoding thermonuclease family protein, producing the protein MKTDTSQNRKFFAALFCVFTFSFLLLLASCRQSAITPQGEVVKVVRVVSGQTLEAIDTEKQPPLIEQVRLIGIEAPDLRQRPWGTAAKEQLEQMIGEKPVLLESDSEPKDQSDRQLAYVWQDGVLLNEKLVAEGYALFTPRSLNNKYDERLEQAQEFARIMGLGIWNPAKPMRLTPRDFREQYR; encoded by the coding sequence ATGAAGACTGACACAAGCCAAAACCGAAAATTTTTCGCCGCTTTGTTTTGCGTTTTTACTTTTTCCTTTTTGCTTCTCCTGGCGAGTTGCCGCCAGTCGGCCATTACTCCCCAAGGAGAAGTTGTTAAGGTTGTGCGGGTGGTAAGCGGACAAACGCTAGAGGCGATCGATACCGAAAAGCAACCCCCTTTGATTGAGCAGGTAAGGCTGATTGGCATTGAGGCACCGGATTTGCGCCAGCGACCTTGGGGTACGGCTGCGAAAGAGCAGCTCGAACAAATGATCGGCGAAAAACCTGTTTTGTTAGAGTCTGATAGCGAGCCCAAAGACCAGTCCGATCGCCAACTCGCCTATGTGTGGCAAGATGGAGTGCTTTTGAATGAAAAACTGGTGGCAGAGGGATACGCGCTTTTTACGCCGCGATCGCTCAATAATAAATATGACGAACGTCTAGAACAAGCCCAAGAATTCGCCAGAATCATGGGTTTGGGTATTTGGAACCCAGCAAAACCGATGCGCCTGACTCCCAGAGACTTTCGCGAGCAATACAGGTGA
- a CDS encoding J domain-containing protein, whose translation MAFNIERGLFKLEFTDHHAVLGVPLDAAPNDIRKRYLKISRRLHPDSCTAESEPVKQQASQLFAKLVNPAYEHLFGEQSRAEHNALLSRMGKRLVQEQNKIEIHSEAAKKLSKSGNLDVEYKTALQSLAEKEYEALDRVLEQIAEISELNLIYLLRKATLGQSTKAPQTPPKSTTAAGTANPPGKGTAPVTEKKIEKQETSPTETYCRRAADYLDKNYPAKALLEMKDALKMEPNNSRCHALLAMAYWKQDQGTMAKIHMNQALKFNPQEPTALEVKKLMEKLAEKSASAAKKKEAEKNSGGLFRLFRGGKNPEKKEKKK comes from the coding sequence ATGGCTTTTAATATAGAACGGGGACTATTCAAGTTAGAGTTTACCGATCACCACGCAGTTTTAGGAGTCCCATTGGATGCCGCGCCCAACGATATCCGCAAACGATATCTCAAAATTTCCCGTCGCCTGCATCCTGACAGCTGCACTGCCGAAAGCGAACCAGTAAAACAGCAGGCAAGCCAGTTATTTGCAAAACTGGTGAATCCAGCTTACGAACACTTGTTTGGGGAGCAAAGTCGGGCTGAACATAATGCACTCTTGAGTCGCATGGGCAAACGCCTCGTTCAGGAACAAAACAAAATCGAGATTCATAGCGAAGCCGCCAAGAAGTTAAGCAAATCAGGCAACTTGGATGTAGAGTATAAAACCGCACTCCAAAGCTTGGCGGAAAAGGAATATGAAGCGCTCGATCGAGTTCTGGAACAAATTGCTGAAATCAGCGAACTGAATTTGATTTACTTGCTCAGAAAAGCGACTCTGGGGCAAAGTACCAAAGCTCCACAGACTCCTCCAAAATCGACAACAGCAGCAGGTACGGCAAACCCACCCGGAAAAGGAACAGCACCTGTTACTGAAAAGAAAATTGAAAAGCAGGAAACTTCACCGACTGAGACTTATTGCCGTCGCGCCGCAGATTATCTCGACAAAAACTACCCTGCTAAAGCGCTTTTGGAAATGAAGGATGCGCTCAAAATGGAGCCAAACAACAGTCGCTGCCACGCGCTACTGGCAATGGCTTATTGGAAGCAAGACCAGGGAACAATGGCTAAGATTCACATGAATCAGGCTTTGAAGTTCAATCCTCAAGAACCAACAGCATTAGAGGTCAAAAAATTGATGGAAAAGCTGGCAGAAAAATCCGCTTCTGCTGCTAAGAAGAAGGAAGCCGAAAAAAACAGTGGCGGTTTATTTCGCCTGTTTCGTGGTGGTAAAAATCCAGAGAAAAAAGAGAAGAAAAAGTAA
- a CDS encoding 7-cyano-7-deazaguanine synthase, with translation MKFNVEDKDTLVMLSAGMESMIMLHALKKRLTSRLGAIFINVGQYSAERQLAYAKRVCNELGVPLEYIDIPNLRNLLIAYSEPPYETVTEGGLDERIPRGSCMIQIMATIHAAYHKYEYVYYGGTKSDISRVPNLPQLVSTVETVARLNTGIQISVKAPFIEMEDDEVLQLGLYEGINLAESWSCTWGHLYHCGECERCQKRKSVFARLGIADPTRYMKERDISKLEALV, from the coding sequence ATGAAATTTAATGTAGAGGACAAAGACACATTAGTAATGCTCTCAGCAGGCATGGAGTCAATGATAATGCTTCATGCTCTAAAGAAAAGGCTGACTTCACGGTTAGGTGCAATATTCATCAATGTAGGTCAGTACAGCGCCGAAAGACAGTTAGCTTATGCCAAGAGAGTTTGTAATGAGCTAGGAGTACCTCTTGAATATATAGATATTCCAAACCTCCGAAATTTGTTGATCGCTTACAGTGAGCCCCCCTATGAAACTGTGACAGAAGGTGGTCTAGATGAGCGTATTCCTCGCGGCTCGTGTATGATTCAAATAATGGCTACCATACACGCCGCATACCATAAGTATGAGTATGTGTATTACGGCGGCACCAAATCCGACATTTCCCGCGTCCCCAATCTTCCCCAGCTTGTGTCTACTGTAGAAACAGTAGCAAGACTGAATACAGGCATTCAAATCTCTGTTAAAGCACCTTTCATTGAAATGGAAGATGACGAAGTTTTACAACTAGGACTTTATGAGGGCATCAATTTAGCTGAAAGTTGGAGTTGCACGTGGGGACATCTCTACCATTGCGGTGAGTGTGAACGGTGTCAAAAGCGTAAGAGTGTGTTTGCTCGGCTGGGAATAGCCGATCCTACAAGATACATGAAAGAACGCGATATTTCAAAATTAGAAGCACTTGTGTAG
- a CDS encoding aspartyl protease — MLWQNMILGEFNSKVEIIFEIGLIAADGDVIPVKALLDTGFTGWLAIDNQDAESLGWRLDRKRRDMQTALGDAEFSLYDGTVLIDGGEFAISVLGGDELPDILLGVYWLQMKRLVVDFAAGVLTLG, encoded by the coding sequence ATGCTGTGGCAGAATATGATTTTAGGTGAGTTTAATAGTAAGGTAGAAATAATTTTTGAAATTGGTTTAATTGCTGCCGATGGTGATGTTATTCCAGTCAAAGCACTTCTGGATACGGGATTTACTGGTTGGTTAGCAATTGATAACCAAGATGCTGAAAGTTTGGGGTGGCGTCTCGATCGCAAACGAAGGGATATGCAGACAGCGCTGGGAGACGCAGAGTTTAGTTTATATGACGGAACTGTGCTAATAGATGGAGGAGAGTTCGCAATTTCAGTTTTGGGTGGAGATGAACTCCCAGACATTTTATTGGGTGTATATTGGCTTCAAATGAAGCGATTGGTAGTCGATTTTGCGGCGGGAGTGCTGACGTTGGGGTAG
- a CDS encoding 2Fe-2S iron-sulfur cluster-binding protein — protein sequence MPRSYKIRIHHRQKNTHYTIEVPEDRYILHNGENQGVEMPFSCRNGACTTCAVRVLSGEIHQPEAMGLSPELRKRGYALLCVSYPRSDLEVETQDEDEVYELQFGRYFGKGKVRAGLPLDED from the coding sequence ATGCCTCGATCGTACAAAATTCGCATTCACCATCGCCAGAAAAATACGCATTATACCATAGAAGTGCCAGAGGATCGGTACATCCTCCACAACGGCGAAAACCAAGGCGTCGAGATGCCTTTCTCCTGCCGTAATGGGGCCTGCACTACCTGTGCCGTGCGGGTGCTTTCAGGGGAGATTCATCAGCCAGAGGCAATGGGACTCTCGCCAGAACTCCGCAAGCGGGGGTATGCGCTGTTGTGCGTCAGTTATCCGCGATCGGACTTGGAGGTGGAGACTCAGGATGAAGATGAGGTTTACGAACTCCAGTTCGGGCGCTATTTTGGAAAAGGGAAAGTAAGGGCGGGACTGCCTCTAGATGAAGACTGA
- a CDS encoding DUF5615 family PIN-like protein has product MLKYLMDENVDPIYPTQLRRRKSDLPIRAVGEIQTPAKGTLDPEILLWCEEYNFILVTNNRKSMPVHLADNIAQDHHVPGIFILNSNLSIGQNIDELIVIAEGSFEGEYQDQIIHLPLTKIRDVDM; this is encoded by the coding sequence ATGCTCAAATATCTAATGGATGAAAACGTCGATCCGATTTATCCGACTCAGTTGCGGCGACGGAAATCAGATTTACCAATTCGGGCAGTAGGGGAAATTCAGACTCCTGCCAAAGGCACATTAGACCCAGAAATTCTGCTGTGGTGTGAAGAGTATAACTTTATTTTAGTGACAAATAACCGTAAATCCATGCCTGTACACTTGGCGGATAATATCGCCCAAGATCATCACGTTCCAGGTATTTTTATTCTCAATTCCAATTTAAGTATAGGTCAAAATATTGATGAGTTAATTGTGATTGCTGAAGGTTCTTTTGAGGGCGAATATCAAGACCAGATTATTCACCTCCCACTAACTAAAATACGCGATGTGGATATGTGA
- a CDS encoding aspartyl protease produces MISGEFNSKGELIFEIGLIAADGDPIIVKALLDTGFTGWLAIDNQDADSLGWIFTNQQEEMETARGDAWFNLYAGTVLLDGEELIIAVLGGEQLPNILLGVRWLEKKRLVADFMAGMLTLG; encoded by the coding sequence ATGATTTCAGGCGAATTTAATAGTAAGGGAGAGTTAATCTTTGAAATCGGTTTGATTGCTGCTGATGGTGATCCTATTATAGTCAAGGCACTTCTAGATACAGGTTTCACAGGCTGGCTAGCAATTGATAACCAAGATGCCGATAGTTTGGGGTGGATTTTTACTAACCAGCAAGAGGAAATGGAGACTGCCCGTGGCGATGCGTGGTTCAATCTGTATGCGGGAACAGTGCTTTTGGATGGAGAAGAGTTAATAATTGCAGTTTTAGGCGGAGAGCAACTTCCAAACATTCTTTTAGGTGTACGTTGGCTGGAAAAAAAGCGGCTTGTAGCTGATTTTATGGCGGGGATGCTGACGTTGGGGTAG
- a CDS encoding ATP phosphoribosyltransferase regulatory subunit, with the protein MVHQSPPSFPPKRGDAKGGTFIRSDDKGLNFYAPGARDLLPLDVTQKRWIEDRLQQVYHRWGYHRIITSTIERLDTLMAGGAIDRSTVLQLQNAEEEGLGLRPELTASIARTAVTRMAGVTYPQRLYYNANVFRRSPEGSHNNQQEFYQAGVELIGGGGLLADAEILLLLAECMHTLGLSNWYLILGEAGLTRSLLSPFPDVLQDKVRRALAHLDRVTLETLPLSEELRDRALMLLDLRGRPADVLQKVAHLELQPPQQEALNNLKSLVELLEGGFPKLGDGGAIASKVILDLSLIQTFDYYTGIVFEAVGETETGKRVLGQGGRYDQLLSLYHPQGQNVPGIGFCLNIEDLHQALLPTSQLPHQTPGIDWLVVPETPQAYPAAFAYAQTLRDSVNLVRVEIDLLGRDRDAIRDYAIRRRIPQIAWIEGEGSPTIEALSVVLSPES; encoded by the coding sequence ATGGTGCATCAATCACCCCCCTCTTTTCCTCCAAAAAGGGGGGATGCCAAAGGCGGAACTTTTATCCGCTCAGATGACAAAGGACTCAACTTTTATGCGCCTGGGGCGCGAGATTTATTGCCCCTGGATGTTACCCAAAAACGCTGGATTGAAGACCGCTTGCAGCAGGTATATCATCGGTGGGGCTATCACCGGATTATTACTTCAACAATTGAGCGGTTGGATACTCTGATGGCTGGCGGGGCGATCGATCGCTCAACGGTTCTGCAATTGCAAAATGCAGAGGAAGAGGGACTGGGATTGCGCCCAGAACTGACGGCTAGTATCGCACGGACGGCAGTAACCCGGATGGCTGGCGTCACCTATCCTCAGCGCCTGTATTACAATGCCAATGTGTTTCGCCGATCGCCAGAAGGTAGCCACAACAATCAGCAGGAGTTCTACCAAGCTGGGGTGGAACTGATCGGCGGCGGCGGATTGCTGGCGGATGCGGAGATTTTGCTGCTGCTGGCAGAATGTATGCATACTCTGGGTTTGAGCAATTGGTATTTGATTTTGGGAGAGGCGGGGCTGACTCGAAGTTTGCTTTCTCCTTTCCCGGATGTTTTGCAAGATAAGGTGCGGCGGGCTCTAGCACATCTCGATCGCGTTACCCTGGAAACACTGCCTCTGTCAGAGGAACTCCGCGATCGAGCTTTGATGTTGCTAGATTTGCGCGGACGTCCCGCTGACGTGCTGCAAAAAGTTGCCCATCTAGAACTACAGCCGCCTCAGCAAGAAGCTCTCAACAATCTTAAATCTCTTGTAGAGTTACTAGAAGGAGGCTTTCCGAAGTTAGGCGATGGAGGCGCGATCGCTTCTAAGGTGATTCTCGACCTCAGCTTAATTCAAACCTTTGACTACTACACTGGCATAGTGTTTGAAGCAGTTGGCGAAACGGAAACAGGAAAGCGCGTTTTGGGACAGGGAGGTCGCTACGACCAATTGCTGAGCCTTTATCATCCCCAAGGACAAAACGTTCCCGGTATCGGCTTTTGCCTTAATATAGAAGACCTTCACCAAGCTTTGCTGCCTACATCTCAGTTACCGCACCAAACGCCTGGTATCGACTGGTTAGTTGTACCCGAAACTCCCCAAGCTTATCCCGCTGCTTTTGCTTACGCTCAAACTCTCAGAGATTCGGTTAATTTAGTGCGAGTGGAAATAGATTTGCTCGGACGCGATCGAGATGCTATCCGGGACTACGCTATTCGTCGCCGCATCCCCCAAATTGCCTGGATCGAAGGGGAAGGGTCACCAACGATTGAAGCGCTTTCCGTAGTCTTGAGTCCTGAGTCCTGA